DNA sequence from the Phycisphaerae bacterium genome:
TGACGCCACTGGTCCTGGCCTCGGTGACGTTCGCCTGTCTGGCTGTCTACGAGTGCCGCATGGCCACTCGCATCGCCCAGCAGCTCTGGGCGCTCATCGGCGTCCACGTGAACGTAATTCCGCACTATACCTGCTGGCGGTGGGGGCTCCTGCGGGCCAATCTCACCTTCGCCGCTGGACCTCTGACCATGGCGACGTTTTTCGTCACCGTCACGCCGCTGATGCTGCTCTGGGGGCTGCTTCGTCCGCAGTACTACTGGCATTCGCGGTTCGCCGCCCTGGCCACCGCCGTCGGGTGCTTCGCCGGCCTGTCCCGCGGCCCCATGGTCGCCCTGGCGGCGTCCGCCGTGCTGTACGTCGTGCTCGGTTCACGAAGCCGAATTCCACTCGTTCTGCTGCTGGCGGTCCTCCTCCTGGCCTCTCCGTTCCTGCTCGAGGCGGCGCAGGATACCGTCGAGTACACCCAACAGCGGCTGCGAGAAACCGGTAATACCGCCGAGGAGAGCGGCTATTACCGCGTCGCCCTCCTCCTGATTTACGGAAAAGAACTTGTCAACGTCGGTTGGTGGGGCGACCCGTCGATACCCGGCTCCTTGTACGAACAGTGCTGGTCGACGGACAACGCTTACCTGTGGTTCTTCTTCTTCGGCGGTTGGATCGGTGCCGTGCCCATCTGCGTTCTGGTCATGTGGCTGCTGGCGGCCGGGCTCCACCGCGTGTTCACCACGTCCGACGCGAATCGACGCATTATGGCCGCGATCGTCACCACGTACGCCGGCATGTCCATCTGCATGGGCAACGTGTGGTTCGCCGGCGATTACGGCCCCTTCTTCTGGATCACCTGCGGATTGCTCGCCAACGCGATTCAGTGGTCTGACAGGCGGGCGGTGGATGGCGCCTCGGCGCCGAGGCCGAACTCCTCGGCCTGGAGTACAGCCCCCGGCGGTTGAGTGTCAGGGAGTATGCGGAATGCAGCGAGTCAGAAATTCGGATCTGATCACCGAGACCATCCCCATCCGCACGTATCTGCTGACAATCCACGTTCCGTTCCAGCCCATCGCTCCGCGAACGGTGCGGCTGGCCTCCGACTGGGCTCGCTCGCTGCGCCTGTTAAGAGATTCCTTTGGAGGGCAATTCCACCGTTTCATCGTGGCCGCCCCGGCCATTCCCGTCGATGCCGATTGGGCGGAACAAAAACCGGTGGAGTTCTCCTGCGCGGCTGAGGGCTTTGAGTTCGTCAGACTCTGCCAAGCCGGCCTGCGAACCCGCCGCTTCTGGCCCCAGGCGCCGGCGGTCTACCGGCGGTGTCGGACCCTGGCCGCAGAGGCGACGGTCGTCCACACGGGAATGAGCGACCTGTTTCGGCCAATCGGGTTCCTCGGCTTTCTCGCCGCCTACCGGGCGGGCGTCCCGACCGTCTTCGTCGAGGACAACGACGTGATTGCCGAATCCGATCAGATGAACGCCGACCGCCACCGCTGGCGATGGTGGTTCTACAGCCGGATGCGAAGCAGGCTGACCCGCTGGGTGGTCGCCCGGGCGGATTTGTCGCTCCTGAAAGGTCCGCTGCTTAATGCCCGTTTCTCCCGCTTTGCGAAAAACGCCAGGGACTTCCACGATACTTCCCATAGCGAAGTGTGGGTGATGCCGGATGCCGAAGTGGAGAACAAGGTCGACGCGCTGCCGCAGTCCTGCACGCTGCGGTGCGTCAGCGTTGGACGCCTGATCTCGCGCAAGGGACTGGATGAATCGTTTTGCGCCATCGCAGCCGCCAGACGCCTCGGCGTCCCCGCCGAACTGGACGTCATCGGTCAGGGTCCGGATCGCACCCGGCTGGAAACCATGGTTCGGAAACTCGAACTTGGGCCCTTCGTGAAATTCCTGGGCGGGCGGGAGTACGGCAAGGCCCTGATCGATGAACTGAGCCAGTACCATCTGATGCTGTTCACGTCCCGGTTCGAAGAGACCCCGCGCGCCCTCTTCGACGCCGTGGCCGCCGCGGTGCCGATCGCGGGCTACGCCACCGCCTACGTTCGCAGCGTGATTGAATCAGAATCGTGCGGCGTCCTGGCTCCGATCGGTGACGCAGCGGGACTCGCCGCCCAGATCCGGCGGCTGTGGGACGATCGCCGCATGCTCATCGGCCTTACGCGGAATGCCGCCGGTGCGGGCCGCCGCCATGCCGCCGAACGGTGGTACCAGCGCCGTGCGGAGTGGGTCAACCAGATCATCGCATCGTCCGGCGGCCAGAGGAGTCTGCCGGTTGGAGGGGAACTGTGATGGACGGAAAGTACTCCCGTTGGACGACATACATGCTGGCCAGGGGCCGTCGAATGGTCCTGAGGCGTCTCATCGCCCTGCTCGTCCACTGGCAGCCGCAGCCAACGCACCGCGAGGGATACAGCCTGATCATCGGCTGCCGCGGTGAACTTATGCCCGTCCTGCACGCCAACCTCCTGTGCCTGCGTCAACTGGACCTGCGGCACCTCGCCGAACTGATCATCGTCCTTGACTGTCAGGAGCACCAGGAATCACCGGCGGCGGAAGAGGCGGTGCGGCAGGGCTTCCCTGAACGTCCCGTGCGATTCGTCTACCATTCTCCGATGCAGTACCGACTTGTTCGGCTGCTCCAGATACCCTGGATCAACTGCTGGCTGTCCTGGTGCTTGGGCATTGCGGTCACGGAGGCTCGGTACGCATTCCTGCATGACCTTGACGCCCTGCTTCTGACCCCCGATTTCCTGGAGTTGCGATATCAGGCGATCCGTCAACGTGGGCTGCAGTATCTGGGCTTTCTGCCCTACAGCACCAATGGCTTGGTCAGCGAAGACGGGCTGGCTTCGAC
Encoded proteins:
- a CDS encoding glycosyltransferase, with product MQRVRNSDLITETIPIRTYLLTIHVPFQPIAPRTVRLASDWARSLRLLRDSFGGQFHRFIVAAPAIPVDADWAEQKPVEFSCAAEGFEFVRLCQAGLRTRRFWPQAPAVYRRCRTLAAEATVVHTGMSDLFRPIGFLGFLAAYRAGVPTVFVEDNDVIAESDQMNADRHRWRWWFYSRMRSRLTRWVVARADLSLLKGPLLNARFSRFAKNARDFHDTSHSEVWVMPDAEVENKVDALPQSCTLRCVSVGRLISRKGLDESFCAIAAARRLGVPAELDVIGQGPDRTRLETMVRKLELGPFVKFLGGREYGKALIDELSQYHLMLFTSRFEETPRALFDAVAAAVPIAGYATAYVRSVIESESCGVLAPIGDAAGLAAQIRRLWDDRRMLIGLTRNAAGAGRRHAAERWYQRRAEWVNQIIASSGGQRSLPVGGEL